The genomic segment ACCCCGAAAAGGAGAAGCAGTGGGGGAAGGTGTCGCTCCGCTCGCCCATTAGTGGGGTGATCCTCGAGCGGAACATCACCGCTAACGAGATCGTCATCGATAACACGGTCAACATCTTCCAGATCGCCAACGTCGACGACCTCCTCGTGATCGTCAACGTGCCCGAGGATTACCTCCCGCGGCTGCGGGACCTCCAGAAGAGGGGGCTGCTGAACTGGACGATTCAGACCGCCGGGGCGCCGATAAAGTTCAAGGTCACGCCGGCAACGCTGGACGGGTTGCGCGACGCGGGCGCCCCCCCGGCCGTCGTGGAGAAGCTCCAGGGACTGACGAACCGTGAGCTCGCCACCCGGTCGCTGCTCGAAGACGAAATCGGCACGGTGCTCACGAAAGACGAGCGGGAGCACTGGCAGAAGAAGCTGGCCGAGGCTTCGAAGGTCGGGCTGGTCGGCCCGGTGAACGAGATCGGCTACCTGATCGACCCGAACACCCACACGGCCATTCTCAAGGGGCCCATCAAGAACGAGAACCGGGCGCTGCGGGCCGGGCAGGGCGTCATTGCGACAATCGACCTGCCGCGGGAAGAGAACGTGGTCGAGGTGCCGATGGCCGCGATCGCCGACGACGGGCGCCAAACAGTGGTCTTCGTTCAACCGGACCCTGCCAAGCCGCACTACACGATGCAGCGGGTGAAGGTCACGCACCGGTTCGACAAAATTGCATACGTCAGCAGCGTTCTCACGGACGCCGACATCGCTCTCGGCCTCTCGCAGGTTAAGGACGGTCTCCTCCCGTTCTCCCCTCTCAAGGAAGGGGACCGGGTGCTGACGACCGGAATTCTGGATCTGAAAAAGGAACTCGACGACCGCCAGTCCGCACTCGCTGACTCGAAGAAGCCGTGACCGCCGAGCCGCGGCGCCCGCGGAAGGCCGATCGGTTGACGGGCCGTTTTGAGGGCCTCGTCAGGGCCCTGGCCTGACGAACCCGCGGAACGGCCCGTGGCGCGTGTTCCGCCCCACGGTGGCGGGACCGGCGCACCGAACGCGCCGTCCCGCCCCTTTGCTGACCCGATACCGTACCCCGATACCGCGCCAAATTATATGGTCCACAAGCTGATCGCCTGGGCGCTCGACAATCCGCTGATCGTAATCGGTCTGACTCTGGTACTCATCGTCGTCGGAACCTATTCGTACATCCACATCAACGTGGAGGCGTACCCGGACCCCTCGCCGCCGATCATCGAAATCGTCGCCCAGTACCCCGGCGCGTCCGCGGAGGAGGTGGAACGGCAGGTGACCATCCCGCTCGAGATCACGCTGGCGGGCATGCCGAACCAGAAGGTGCTCCGCAGCAAGTCCCTGTTCGGACTGTCGCACCTGCGGACGCAGTTCGAGTACAGCCAGGATTACGATAAAGCCAAGCAGGACGTGATCAACCGGCTCCAGTTCACCCAGCCGCTGCCCCCGGGCGTCACCCCGCAACTGTCGCCGCAGTCCCCGACGGGGGAGATCTTCCGGTACACCCTGCGGAGCGCCCGGGACCCGTCGGGGCGCGACTACTATAACTTGAACGACCTGAAAAGCATCCAGGACTGGACGCTCGAGCGCGAGTTCCGGCGGGTCCCTCGGATCATCGACGTGACCAGCCGGGGCGGGTCCGTCAAACGGTACGAGATCCAGCTCGACTACGACCGGATGCGCCAAAAGGGGATCACCCTCTCGCAGGTCCAGACCGCCCTGAGTAGCGCCAACGCGAACGCCGGCGGCGACTACGTCCGCCAGGGGCCGGTCGCGATGAACGCCCGGAGCGTCGGCCTCATCGGGGGCGGCCAGGACCCGCTCACCCTCGTGCTGGGGCTGGCCGACCCGGCGGAAGCGGTCCGCCTCCTCCGCGCCGAGGAGGGGCGGCGGCTGCGCGAGGTCCGCCAGATCGTCCTCACGTCCAACAACAACGTCCCGATCCTGCTCGAGGACGTCGTCGAGGGCGGCCGGCTCCTCCCGGGTCAGGACCCGACCCGCGCACCGGGGGTGGTGGTCGGGCACCAGACCCGGCTCGGCCGGTCCTGTCTCACGGTCCCCGGCGGAGCGCCGGACGGGCGCCGCACCCTCGCCCGCGACGAGGACGACAAGGTCGAGTGCGTCGTCCTGATGCGCCGAAACGAGGCCACCCTCCCGGCCCTCAAGGACGTGCGGGAGCGGGTGAAGGAGCTGAACGACCCGGCCACAGGCCGGCTCCCGCCGGGGGTGGAGATCGAAACGTATTACGACCGCTCCGAACTGATCGGGGTCACGA from the Frigoriglobus tundricola genome contains:
- a CDS encoding efflux RND transporter periplasmic adaptor subunit; this encodes MAVLGVVFAVSLGWELPGLTHEKGQTTKAPDTAPLKVELVKDEKQPSGYVPNTLAIPPAVQESLGILRKGRVEGVAVVTLPLTNQTIEFPGSTAVNPAKIARIKVRFPTNGSEVTSIGKTVESFPPTVERELRTGDTVKAGQVLADFYSVDVGSKKNDLIDAVYQLKLDQEIYDRAVASGGAVPEVFVKNAYRAVVGDLNAIDRAVKTLQTWNVPQEDIDAVRKEAEEISKQLIAKPGTRPTIDPEKEKQWGKVSLRSPISGVILERNITANEIVIDNTVNIFQIANVDDLLVIVNVPEDYLPRLRDLQKRGLLNWTIQTAGAPIKFKVTPATLDGLRDAGAPPAVVEKLQGLTNRELATRSLLEDEIGTVLTKDEREHWQKKLAEASKVGLVGPVNEIGYLIDPNTHTAILKGPIKNENRALRAGQGVIATIDLPREENVVEVPMAAIADDGRQTVVFVQPDPAKPHYTMQRVKVTHRFDKIAYVSSVLTDADIALGLSQVKDGLLPFSPLKEGDRVLTTGILDLKKELDDRQSALADSKKP